A single genomic interval of Porphyromonas sp. oral taxon 275 harbors:
- a CDS encoding TonB-dependent receptor yields MKKSLLRLFALAMICLASSSLWAQVTTSALTGTVIDQASKEHLIGASVVAKHLPSGTTYGAVTNAKGNYSIVGMRPGGPYSITISYIGYDALTLNNISLALGETETINVKLKDGATQITEVVVTGKKGSAFNLQKTGAGTSFSRRNIERVPTVSRSIMDIAKLTPQSNGNGSFAGANSRFNSFQIDGAVNNDVFGLGQSGKNAISIEAIDALQVVIAPFDVRQSGFTGGGMNAITKSGTNTLHGSVYDFYHNQDFYGSTAGKDVAKRTKLSKQYENTVGFTLGGPIIKDKLFFFANAEYVKKVTPATFIPGDGLSRITVEEAEQVAKKLQELGYDAGGYKAQDIPEETYKGLLRLDWNINQAHHLTLRYSHIDDKPYVFSNSATQLKFSNYGYTKRSVTNTFVAELNSRLSSTVSNELRASYSGIRDKRSFPGKPFPSVTINLGGGRRIFAGTDPFSGANELDQDIFSLTDNLTLNAGNHTFTFGTHNEFFRMRNLFINNLYGTYEYRNREVPNPAGGKPIVQPGLVDFMTIGTAGEVGPSTYNLSRVNTAVTGTPLWSPQFHAGQVSLYAQDDWKVNDQLRLTYGLRVDAPFFLDRPTENKKFNSGDIAREYEVTNHYLPGIKPLFSPRFGFRYSVDEDRRYTIRGGTGVFTGRVPFVWISNSFSNSGIEVERTSLYEGNNKTLGSVRFSADPRSAQSNANFVPGSTEVDLVAKNFTYPQVWRTNLAFEANLPWGVKASIEGMFTKNLNNIRYRNLALSPGKAITHAPGQVRPTYTRRDDKLYSSVIMIENSNKGYTYNFTATLSKDFGHGLDASVAYTYGAAVVGNDGLSSQAESNWKFNYSNDINADEVSYSSFDLRHRLIAQLNYRVEYAKHFATTIGLIYNGQSGPRYSILYNGDINGDGTSNDLAYLPSTMASSSRSAMDYATFLKENPDIAQYVGRIAPRNAFVAPFIHKVDLHFAQDFFVNVGGRRHTLQLNADVINLTNLLNRGWGMEPYVNYSSITPITVLRDGSYEFNHATKQPWSYSDINSRWRAQVGLKYIF; encoded by the coding sequence ATGAAGAAGTCTCTACTTCGTCTCTTCGCCCTGGCGATGATCTGCCTTGCCTCGTCCAGCCTCTGGGCGCAGGTGACGACCTCGGCCCTCACGGGTACGGTCATAGATCAGGCCTCTAAGGAACACCTCATCGGCGCAAGCGTCGTCGCCAAGCACCTCCCCTCGGGGACGACCTATGGCGCCGTGACCAACGCCAAGGGGAACTACAGCATCGTCGGGATGCGCCCTGGAGGCCCCTACAGCATCACCATCTCCTACATCGGCTACGATGCCCTTACCCTCAACAACATCAGCCTGGCGCTCGGCGAGACCGAGACCATCAATGTCAAGCTGAAGGACGGCGCGACGCAGATCACCGAGGTCGTCGTCACGGGGAAGAAGGGCAGTGCCTTCAACCTCCAGAAGACGGGCGCTGGGACGAGCTTCTCCCGCCGCAACATCGAGCGCGTGCCTACCGTATCGCGCAGCATCATGGACATCGCCAAGCTCACGCCGCAGTCCAACGGTAACGGCTCCTTCGCTGGCGCCAACAGCCGCTTCAATAGCTTCCAGATCGACGGTGCCGTCAACAACGACGTCTTCGGGCTCGGGCAGAGCGGCAAGAACGCTATCTCCATCGAGGCCATCGATGCCCTGCAGGTCGTCATCGCTCCCTTCGACGTCCGTCAGTCGGGCTTCACGGGTGGCGGCATGAACGCCATCACCAAGTCTGGGACCAACACCCTGCACGGCTCGGTCTATGACTTCTACCATAATCAGGACTTCTACGGATCGACGGCAGGTAAGGATGTCGCTAAGCGCACCAAGCTGTCCAAGCAGTATGAGAACACCGTCGGCTTCACCCTCGGCGGGCCCATCATTAAGGACAAGCTCTTCTTCTTCGCCAACGCTGAGTATGTCAAGAAGGTCACACCCGCTACCTTCATCCCTGGCGATGGCCTCTCCCGCATCACCGTCGAGGAGGCTGAGCAGGTAGCCAAGAAGCTCCAGGAGCTCGGCTACGACGCTGGTGGCTACAAGGCACAGGACATCCCCGAGGAGACCTACAAGGGGCTGCTGCGTCTGGACTGGAACATCAACCAGGCCCACCACCTTACCCTGCGCTACAGCCACATCGATGACAAGCCCTACGTCTTCAGCAATAGCGCCACGCAACTCAAGTTCAGTAACTACGGTTACACCAAGCGTAGCGTCACCAACACCTTCGTCGCTGAGCTCAACTCCCGCCTCTCCAGCACCGTCTCCAACGAGCTGCGTGCTAGCTACAGCGGTATCCGCGACAAGCGCAGCTTCCCCGGGAAGCCCTTCCCCTCGGTGACGATCAACCTCGGTGGTGGCCGCCGCATCTTCGCGGGTACCGATCCCTTCTCAGGGGCCAATGAGCTGGATCAGGACATCTTCTCCCTGACGGACAACCTTACGCTGAACGCTGGGAACCACACCTTCACCTTCGGTACGCATAACGAGTTCTTCCGTATGCGCAACCTCTTCATCAATAACCTCTACGGCACCTACGAGTACCGCAACCGTGAGGTCCCCAACCCTGCTGGAGGTAAGCCCATCGTACAGCCTGGGCTCGTGGACTTCATGACCATCGGCACGGCTGGTGAAGTGGGTCCCTCGACCTACAACCTCTCCCGCGTCAACACCGCAGTGACGGGTACTCCCCTCTGGTCGCCTCAGTTCCACGCTGGCCAGGTCAGCCTCTACGCGCAGGACGACTGGAAGGTCAACGACCAGCTGCGTCTGACCTACGGTCTGCGTGTCGATGCTCCCTTCTTCCTCGACCGTCCTACGGAGAACAAGAAGTTCAATAGCGGCGACATCGCTCGCGAGTACGAAGTGACCAACCACTACCTCCCCGGCATCAAGCCCCTCTTCTCTCCCCGCTTCGGCTTCCGCTACTCGGTAGATGAGGACCGCCGCTACACGATCCGCGGGGGTACGGGTGTCTTCACCGGTCGCGTGCCCTTCGTATGGATCTCCAATAGCTTCTCCAACTCGGGCATCGAGGTCGAGCGCACCTCGCTCTACGAGGGCAACAACAAGACGCTCGGCTCCGTCCGCTTCAGCGCTGACCCACGTAGCGCCCAGAGCAACGCTAACTTCGTCCCTGGCTCCACTGAGGTAGACCTCGTGGCCAAGAACTTCACCTACCCTCAGGTATGGCGTACCAACCTGGCCTTCGAGGCTAACCTTCCCTGGGGCGTCAAGGCCTCCATCGAGGGGATGTTCACCAAGAACCTGAACAACATCCGCTACCGCAACCTTGCCCTCAGCCCAGGCAAGGCGATCACCCACGCTCCTGGCCAGGTGCGTCCCACCTATACGCGTCGCGACGACAAGCTCTATTCCTCCGTCATCATGATAGAGAACTCGAATAAGGGCTACACCTATAACTTCACCGCCACGCTGAGCAAGGACTTCGGTCACGGCCTCGATGCCTCGGTAGCCTATACCTACGGTGCGGCTGTCGTCGGCAATGACGGGCTCTCCAGCCAGGCTGAGTCGAACTGGAAGTTCAACTACTCGAACGATATCAACGCCGACGAAGTCAGCTACTCCAGCTTCGACCTTCGCCACCGCCTGATCGCCCAGCTCAACTACCGCGTCGAGTACGCCAAGCACTTCGCTACCACGATCGGCCTCATCTACAACGGCCAGTCGGGTCCTCGCTACTCCATCCTCTACAATGGCGACATCAACGGCGATGGTACGAGCAACGACCTAGCCTACCTCCCCTCGACGATGGCCTCCAGCTCGCGCTCCGCGATGGACTACGCTACCTTCCTCAAGGAGAATCCCGACATCGCTCAGTACGTAGGTCGCATCGCACCTCGTAATGCCTTCGTCGCGCCCTTCATCCACAAGGTGGACCTGCACTTCGCTCAGGACTTCTTCGTCAACGTAGGCGGCCGCCGTCACACGCTGCAGCTCAACGCCGACGTCATCAACCTGACGAACCTGCTGAACCGCGGCTGGGGTATGGAGCCCTACGTGAACTACAGCAGCATCACGCCGATCACCGTGCTGCGTGACGGGAGCTACGAGTTCAACCACGCTACCAAGCAGCCCTGGAGCTACAGCGACATCAACTCTCGCTGGCGTGCTCAGGTCGGTCTGAAGTACATCTTCTAG
- a CDS encoding 30S ribosomal protein S16, with translation MATKIRLQRHGRKAYAFYKIVVADSRAPRDGKFIEKIGTYNPNTNPATVDLNFERALYWLNTGAQPTDTARSILSHEGVLLKKHLQGGVQKGAFDEAAAEAKFEAWKAKKDGQLSDVKASLAKNKENAAKAALEAEQAANKAKAAAVAAKKQAEAEAKAAAEAEAEPAQEEAPAQEEASAE, from the coding sequence ATGGCAACTAAGATTAGATTGCAGCGCCACGGTCGTAAGGCTTACGCCTTCTACAAGATCGTCGTCGCAGACAGTAGAGCGCCACGAGATGGCAAGTTTATTGAGAAGATTGGTACCTACAACCCCAACACCAATCCTGCCACAGTAGATTTGAACTTCGAGCGCGCTTTGTATTGGCTCAACACGGGGGCACAGCCCACCGACACCGCTCGTAGCATCCTTTCCCACGAAGGCGTCCTGCTGAAGAAGCACCTCCAGGGCGGCGTACAGAAGGGTGCCTTCGACGAAGCAGCAGCAGAGGCTAAGTTCGAGGCTTGGAAGGCTAAGAAGGACGGCCAGCTGAGCGATGTCAAGGCTAGCCTGGCTAAGAACAAGGAGAACGCTGCTAAGGCTGCCCTCGAGGCAGAGCAGGCTGCCAACAAGGCTAAGGCTGCTGCTGTAGCTGCTAAGAAGCAGGCTGAGGCTGAGGCTAAGGCTGCTGCCGAGGCAGAGGCTGAACCCGCACAGGAAGAAGCACCCGCACAGGAAGAAGCAAGCGCAGAATAA
- a CDS encoding DUF4876 domain-containing protein — MTKHSLSRYGLYLLIALVSGLSSCTRNGMPKKQSNARSRVDHLIIKEVFYIGHYWQRDSKKYGYLSPKQMYDDDQYIVIYNPTDEVKYLDGLALCSNAIDPSTSLQFAPKDNFVNQYYGVGSMMCFPGTGKDHPIQPKQEVVIAKYAIDHKANYVRELEEASKDEPDEPFDIKEYHGYEAFLDLSKADYEWTNAAFLSNDAKGKNNPKVPDLEAIYTYTDSYGKLAPAYNFHDVSERSGLALIRLPWTKEDFAKNHKDSKGHRGYLHYITVTSSSFADFYVIEVPFSHVIDCITICPKRLYQMRPTKLDRGYNAVTEVASRNTPKNEYPRISGLALSRRWDGRKFVDDDNTTSDFEIKVASRSNKDSQGKVIR, encoded by the coding sequence ATGACCAAGCATAGCCTATCCCGCTACGGCCTCTACCTGCTGATCGCCCTCGTGTCAGGGCTCAGCAGCTGTACCCGCAACGGGATGCCCAAGAAGCAATCCAACGCCCGCAGCCGTGTCGACCACCTCATCATCAAGGAGGTCTTCTACATCGGGCACTACTGGCAGCGCGACTCCAAGAAGTACGGCTACCTCTCTCCCAAGCAGATGTACGACGACGATCAGTACATCGTCATCTACAACCCCACCGACGAGGTCAAGTACCTCGACGGGCTGGCCCTCTGCTCCAATGCCATCGACCCCTCGACGAGCCTGCAGTTCGCCCCCAAGGACAACTTCGTCAACCAGTACTACGGCGTCGGGAGCATGATGTGCTTCCCTGGCACGGGCAAGGATCATCCCATCCAGCCTAAGCAGGAGGTCGTCATCGCCAAGTACGCCATCGACCACAAGGCGAACTATGTCCGCGAGCTCGAGGAAGCCTCCAAGGACGAGCCCGATGAGCCCTTCGATATCAAGGAGTACCACGGCTACGAGGCCTTCCTCGACCTAAGTAAGGCCGACTACGAGTGGACCAATGCCGCCTTCCTCTCCAATGATGCCAAGGGCAAGAACAACCCCAAGGTGCCCGACCTCGAGGCCATCTACACCTACACGGATAGCTACGGCAAGCTCGCCCCCGCCTACAACTTCCACGACGTCTCCGAGCGTAGCGGGCTGGCGCTGATCCGTCTGCCGTGGACGAAGGAGGACTTTGCCAAGAACCACAAGGACAGCAAGGGACACCGCGGCTACCTGCACTACATCACCGTTACTAGCAGCAGCTTCGCCGACTTCTACGTCATCGAGGTGCCCTTCAGCCACGTCATCGACTGCATCACCATCTGCCCCAAACGCCTCTACCAGATGCGTCCCACCAAGCTGGACCGCGGCTACAACGCCGTCACGGAGGTCGCCTCGCGCAATACGCCGAAGAACGAGTACCCCCGTATCTCGGGTCTAGCGCTGTCGCGTCGCTGGGACGGGCGTAAGTTCGTCGACGACGACAATACGACCTCGGACTTCGAGATCAAGGTCGCCTCGCGCTCCAATAAGGACAGCCAGGGCAAGGTCATCCGCTAG